A single genomic interval of Granulicella tundricola MP5ACTX9 harbors:
- a CDS encoding DnaB-like helicase C-terminal domain-containing protein, translating into MDDFSLEFAHLFHCLLRHDHSEAEKDRAAGVVAWAGNNLINLRACCVNDELTLVGIVWDFAYKQHSLPTLDSVNDAVALLDKSAEVVALINNYREIRSELVPHDALGMGPVLAAKIVAFERAKLGLYLRQAVMINGGTAKEDKRLGRRYEGPKGALNYIMDKLEEGILIDRTGVVQPIIVQKEAGELGERYDYLKSRGHLPSGIDALPLYPGDLCGILGYSGGGKSTLGRFIVYQMAAMADKNILVISLENDAEVERDKYLLLHCHHPKWGGEFDAISYERFLTGALLPVERKALDLIAQDFADTVSGRITILQPSDSTWESLKHLVELHSSRHQLDVLFIDYLQMLESRSTRGEDTRSQMTRMIKDVRRFGLTHRTLSGHPMVIISPIQGNEAGKKFAEDHEGRWDLSGVNDVKEMSRSCTQLVGTFTYGDHDPQGNLEGVISCVKSRDGIYWGQVPYKQTCAGWIHTDRIAHNEITLDDILDEV; encoded by the coding sequence ATGGACGACTTCAGCCTTGAGTTCGCCCACCTCTTTCACTGCCTGCTGCGCCATGACCACTCGGAGGCGGAGAAGGATCGTGCCGCTGGTGTGGTGGCTTGGGCAGGCAACAACCTGATCAACCTCCGCGCTTGCTGCGTCAACGATGAGTTGACGCTCGTGGGGATAGTCTGGGATTTCGCTTACAAGCAGCACTCGCTTCCCACCCTTGACTCCGTCAACGATGCGGTGGCTCTGTTGGACAAGTCCGCGGAGGTCGTTGCATTGATCAACAACTACCGCGAGATTCGTTCTGAGCTGGTCCCACACGATGCCCTCGGCATGGGACCCGTGCTGGCTGCGAAGATTGTGGCCTTTGAACGAGCCAAGCTCGGCCTATATCTGCGTCAGGCCGTCATGATCAACGGGGGTACGGCGAAGGAAGATAAACGCCTTGGCCGTCGGTACGAAGGTCCGAAAGGCGCTCTGAACTACATCATGGACAAGCTTGAGGAGGGCATCCTGATAGATCGTACCGGTGTGGTGCAGCCTATCATCGTGCAGAAGGAAGCGGGCGAGCTAGGCGAGCGATACGACTACCTCAAGTCTCGGGGTCACTTGCCGAGCGGCATAGACGCATTGCCGCTCTATCCGGGAGATCTCTGTGGGATTTTGGGCTACTCCGGCGGTGGTAAGAGCACGCTGGGTCGCTTCATTGTTTACCAGATGGCGGCTATGGCTGACAAAAACATCCTCGTCATCAGTCTGGAGAACGACGCTGAGGTCGAACGCGACAAGTATCTGTTGCTTCACTGCCATCACCCGAAGTGGGGCGGCGAGTTCGACGCCATCAGCTACGAGCGGTTCCTGACTGGTGCGTTGTTGCCGGTAGAGCGCAAAGCCTTGGATCTCATCGCCCAAGACTTCGCAGATACGGTCTCCGGGCGCATCACCATCCTGCAGCCGTCTGATTCAACCTGGGAGTCGCTAAAGCACTTGGTAGAGCTGCACTCGTCTCGGCATCAGTTGGATGTGCTGTTCATTGACTATCTGCAGATGCTCGAATCCCGTAGCACACGCGGAGAGGACACCCGCTCCCAGATGACGCGCATGATCAAGGACGTGCGTCGGTTTGGGCTTACTCACCGCACGCTGAGCGGTCACCCTATGGTCATCATCAGCCCGATTCAGGGCAACGAAGCAGGCAAGAAGTTCGCTGAAGATCATGAAGGCAGGTGGGACTTGTCGGGTGTGAACGACGTAAAGGAAATGTCTCGGAGCTGCACTCAGCTCGTCGGCACGTTCACTTACGGCGACCACGACCCTCAGGGAAATCTGGAGGGTGTTATCTCCTGCGTCAAGAGCCGCGACGGCATTTACTGGGGGCAGGTGCCGTACAAGCAGACCTGTGCCGGTTGGATACATACCGACCGGATTGCCCATAACGAGATAACCCTAGATGACATTTTGGACGAGGTATAA
- a CDS encoding helix-turn-helix domain-containing protein yields the protein MTPTQFLIHHLLVLMADAKTGVASASAEKLVAYSGGQLVKRTVQDALMALEKKGYIKRKHIAGKHGNYPVFIDKYEVTVGSNAGRRVNAALSSDPVRPVMECGFCRTEETLSSDVEARGLESGGSGDRAETVLTPYRDRAETVPVQDLRLKNKEQTTTTAAPSGRVAGVAGLADQEQGQQPISYSVQQSDIHSLIEALYTAADKAPVHSAKNQAKAQGLLAARSLSQLLSFVAFSKADSFWGPKLKAAAHPVNYFASSLSSIEDQAVAARPRQRKPPSPAPPTAGSAPCPRCEGKGTFFSKTLGEDMPCGCQNVVRSRAA from the coding sequence TTGACCCCAACGCAGTTCTTGATTCACCACCTGCTGGTGCTCATGGCGGACGCGAAGACTGGGGTAGCTTCGGCGAGCGCGGAGAAGCTGGTCGCCTACAGCGGTGGTCAGTTGGTGAAGCGCACCGTGCAGGATGCGCTCATGGCGCTGGAGAAGAAGGGTTATATCAAGCGGAAGCACATAGCGGGTAAGCATGGAAACTACCCGGTCTTCATCGACAAGTATGAGGTTACGGTTGGCTCGAATGCTGGTAGACGGGTGAATGCGGCACTGTCGTCGGACCCTGTGAGGCCGGTCATGGAATGTGGGTTTTGCCGTACTGAAGAAACTCTCTCAAGTGACGTAGAGGCCAGGGGTTTAGAGTCAGGCGGGTCAGGTGACCGTGCTGAGACCGTGCTGACACCGTACCGAGACCGTGCTGAGACCGTGCCTGTTCAAGACTTAAGACTTAAAAACAAAGAACAAACAACCACTACGGCAGCCCCTTCGGGGCGGGTGGCTGGGGTGGCTGGCTTGGCTGATCAGGAACAAGGACAACAACCCATTTCTTATTCTGTACAACAGTCTGATATCCATTCCCTGATTGAAGCTCTTTATACCGCCGCAGATAAGGCTCCCGTTCATTCAGCCAAAAATCAGGCCAAGGCCCAAGGGCTGCTTGCTGCCCGCAGCCTGAGCCAACTCCTCTCCTTTGTTGCGTTCAGTAAAGCAGACAGCTTCTGGGGTCCCAAGCTGAAAGCAGCGGCCCACCCCGTAAACTACTTCGCTAGCTCCCTGAGCAGCATTGAAGACCAGGCCGTAGCCGCCCGCCCCCGCCAGCGCAAGCCCCCTAGCCCCGCGCCTCCGACGGCTGGCTCAGCCCCCTGCCCCCGCTGCGAGGGTAAAGGCACCTTCTTCAGCAAGACGCTCGGAGAGGATATGCCCTGCGGCTGCCAGAACGTCGTTCGTAGCAGGGCGGCGTAA
- a CDS encoding toll/interleukin-1 receptor domain-containing protein — protein MRVFLSWSGPKSRAVAELLKKYLPSLNNTVDPWLSSKEISTGARWSSEIAANLEAANIGVICVTAENQNEPWILFEAGAVSKLTTVGRAMVLRIGMKATDITGPLSQFQSVGTERDDIWKLVVDINGAAAGNAVPESTISLTFNAIWPTLQGELDQVTKQASADAPERSQDEIMQELLTLARRQEQSSQLLLNQIVAVSERTIVTLESRALERRYEEEQYSVEIARLKAREHDLQKRLALWEQTPAKSVGTGPQSLAVIQANVVKLLRERGFAVPSEIWKQDDEGESRLIVNGQIRTLTSLMKELVG, from the coding sequence ATGCGAGTTTTCCTGAGTTGGTCCGGCCCCAAGAGCCGCGCTGTTGCTGAACTCTTGAAGAAGTACCTTCCGAGCTTAAACAACACCGTAGATCCTTGGCTCTCATCAAAGGAGATCAGCACCGGCGCTCGATGGAGTAGCGAAATCGCCGCCAACCTTGAAGCCGCGAACATCGGCGTCATCTGCGTGACAGCCGAAAACCAGAATGAACCTTGGATCTTATTTGAAGCTGGCGCGGTCTCAAAGCTCACCACCGTGGGACGGGCGATGGTATTGAGGATCGGCATGAAGGCTACAGACATCACCGGTCCGCTCAGTCAGTTTCAAAGTGTGGGAACAGAGCGGGACGATATCTGGAAGCTTGTGGTGGATATCAACGGAGCTGCTGCCGGTAACGCCGTTCCAGAGTCCACGATTAGCTTGACCTTCAACGCCATCTGGCCGACTCTGCAAGGGGAACTTGATCAGGTCACCAAACAAGCGTCCGCCGATGCACCTGAACGCAGTCAAGACGAAATTATGCAGGAGTTGTTGACGCTGGCCCGCCGGCAGGAGCAGAGCTCTCAGTTGTTACTCAACCAGATTGTTGCTGTAAGCGAACGGACGATCGTGACGTTAGAGAGCAGAGCGCTGGAAAGACGTTACGAAGAAGAACAATACAGCGTCGAAATCGCCCGGTTGAAAGCACGTGAACATGACCTACAAAAAAGACTAGCGCTTTGGGAGCAAACACCGGCGAAGTCTGTTGGAACCGGGCCGCAGAGTCTAGCAGTTATCCAGGCAAACGTTGTGAAGCTGCTCCGAGAACGCGGCTTTGCGGTGCCTTCTGAGATTTGGAAACAGGATGACGAAGGTGAATCACGGCTCATAGTGAACGGGCAGATTAGAACGCTCACTAGTTTGATGAAAGAGCTTGTGGGATGA
- a CDS encoding RNA polymerase sigma factor, which translates to MTFTELNLHYSLYKSDHTRGHLLCEACRTYAKQLVGANNPDRHEIVADATHKAWTNFNMLPPDRVFAAWFTRIVRNKIRDYHRKARTRALNEEAAELYPESPFTLEQQQEMREKGGPLVSHLLNGYTLKEAADLLDISVRTAKNQLTKLSEEMNSNG; encoded by the coding sequence ATGACATTCACCGAACTCAATCTTCACTACAGCCTCTACAAGAGCGACCACACTCGGGGTCATCTCTTGTGTGAAGCCTGTCGCACCTATGCCAAACAGCTCGTCGGAGCCAACAACCCCGACCGGCATGAGATCGTAGCCGACGCGACGCACAAAGCATGGACCAACTTCAACATGCTCCCGCCCGACCGCGTCTTCGCTGCGTGGTTTACACGCATTGTGAGGAACAAGATTCGCGACTATCACCGCAAGGCGAGAACTCGCGCACTCAATGAAGAGGCCGCCGAACTGTACCCCGAATCACCGTTCACCCTAGAACAGCAACAGGAGATGCGCGAGAAGGGTGGTCCTCTCGTCAGTCATCTCCTGAACGGCTACACGTTGAAAGAAGCCGCAGACCTTCTCGACATTAGCGTGCGCACGGCAAAGAACCAACTCACGAAGCTGAGCGAGGAGATGAACAGCAATGGCTAA
- a CDS encoding HNH endonuclease → MAERAKRPCNKPGCPELVSSGYCAVHQDATKAHDRWRGSATTRGYDHAWSKVRRLALKRDSYLCQHCLLAGRVTPALDVDHIRPITSAPQLRLDLSNTQSLCRACHALKTAKETP, encoded by the coding sequence ATGGCTGAACGAGCAAAGCGACCGTGCAACAAACCCGGTTGTCCTGAGCTTGTCTCCAGTGGCTACTGTGCCGTTCATCAAGATGCAACGAAGGCACACGACCGATGGCGTGGCTCAGCCACCACCCGTGGCTATGACCATGCATGGTCTAAGGTCCGCCGACTCGCTCTCAAGCGGGACTCGTACCTTTGTCAGCATTGCCTGCTAGCCGGTCGCGTGACTCCGGCGTTGGACGTTGACCACATCCGTCCCATCACCAGCGCTCCTCAGCTCAGGCTTGACCTCAGCAACACCCAGAGTTTGTGTCGCGCTTGTCACGCCCTCAAGACCGCAAAAGAAACCCCATGA
- a CDS encoding phage terminase small subunit P27 family: protein MPAGRKRLPSAVHEAHGNPGHRKHAPEMDFSAAGEIGKPPSWLDAGAKAEYKRIVAALSDLELLRSTDVGVVASYAIAYSRWMAAEKQVTREGTVIQVMGSQGQTKMVKHPALLVAASAQQQMLRAGSLLGLNPVDRAKISASPKQAANPFSAIFAMTEEDPAAIN, encoded by the coding sequence ATGCCAGCAGGACGCAAACGACTACCTTCCGCCGTACACGAAGCCCACGGCAACCCCGGCCACCGCAAGCACGCACCAGAGATGGATTTCAGCGCAGCCGGTGAGATCGGAAAACCGCCTTCCTGGCTCGATGCCGGAGCGAAGGCCGAGTACAAGCGAATCGTCGCTGCCCTCTCAGACCTTGAACTACTGCGTTCAACTGACGTCGGTGTGGTCGCCTCATACGCAATCGCCTATTCCCGATGGATGGCCGCTGAGAAGCAGGTCACCAGAGAAGGCACCGTCATTCAGGTGATGGGCAGCCAGGGCCAGACCAAGATGGTCAAGCACCCGGCGTTATTGGTCGCCGCTTCCGCTCAGCAACAGATGCTGCGAGCCGGTTCCTTGCTGGGACTGAACCCGGTAGACCGCGCCAAGATCTCCGCATCACCCAAACAGGCCGCCAATCCTTTCTCCGCCATCTTCGCCATGACCGAAGAGGACCCCGCCGCCATCAACTAG